A genome region from Gossypium hirsutum isolate 1008001.06 chromosome A04, Gossypium_hirsutum_v2.1, whole genome shotgun sequence includes the following:
- the LOC107948439 gene encoding uncharacterized protein isoform X2: MRTSVRKEEVTAKLLEFLESPHATTDVLLADKEQAVKLLLRLDAENPDSHRCLGFAKSRSFGSSGQVEGIVALTARRSGLHPGTRYLARGINSYFSTGGGSRCKSCLNH, encoded by the exons ATGAGGACCAGTGTAAGAAAG GAGGAAGTCACTGCCAAATTATTGGAATTTTTGGAATCCCCTCATGCTACTACAGACGTTCTTCTTGCTGACAAGGAACAG GCTGTAAAGCTACTGCTAAGGTTGGATGCTGAGAATCCGGATTCACATCGCTGCTTG GGGTTTGCAAAAAGTCGAAGTTTTGGAAGTTCAGGTCAGGTAGAAGGTATTGTTGCTCTCACAGCTCGTCGAAGCGGGCTGCATCCTGGTACTCGATATTTGGCTAGGGGCATTAATTCCTATTTTAGCACAG GTGGTGGCAGTCGATGCAAATCTTGTCTTAACCACTAG
- the LOC107948439 gene encoding uncharacterized protein isoform X1: MRTSVRKEEVTAKLLEFLESPHATTDVLLADKEQAAEQDYEKEKLNERIACAVKLLLRLDAENPDSHRCLGFAKSRSFGSSGQVEGIVALTARRSGLHPGTRYLARGINSYFSTGGGSRCKSCLNH, encoded by the exons ATGAGGACCAGTGTAAGAAAG GAGGAAGTCACTGCCAAATTATTGGAATTTTTGGAATCCCCTCATGCTACTACAGACGTTCTTCTTGCTGACAAGGAACAG GCTGCAGAACAGGATTATGAGAAGGAAAAACTTAACGAAAGGATCGCCTGC GCTGTAAAGCTACTGCTAAGGTTGGATGCTGAGAATCCGGATTCACATCGCTGCTTG GGGTTTGCAAAAAGTCGAAGTTTTGGAAGTTCAGGTCAGGTAGAAGGTATTGTTGCTCTCACAGCTCGTCGAAGCGGGCTGCATCCTGGTACTCGATATTTGGCTAGGGGCATTAATTCCTATTTTAGCACAG GTGGTGGCAGTCGATGCAAATCTTGTCTTAACCACTAG